The nucleotide sequence GTGTtatccatttatattaatttgatttcacaaaaaaaaaaaaaaaagataatacctaaatattatggttaattttcctttatataggaTGTAAatgtaataagaaaaaatattgttaaaactacttaaatgaaatatgcaattacaaattttggatgatgaaatttaaaatttcaaattaaaacaatttttaggtgaAGGAATGTGTGGGGGAAAAGTGTTCAATCCTtaggtgacaagaaaaaaaaaattcagaattgattaaaatcttgCATAAAAGAtaaccttgtacacccttgtataaTTAGTACATTTACCCCATACAGTTAGTACATTGCCTTACACAGTGAGTGGAATACTCTTTTATAGTTAGTGTAACACCCTTATATAATAGTGCAAATTTCATAAACAATTTAtgggtaacaaaaaaaataaagaaatgattcaaaatcgactaaaatctttcacaaatgatagccttgtacacccttatacacttagtatatttcccttgtacacttagtacatttcccttgtacagttagtgtaacaTCATTGTACAATAGTGCAATATATCCCTCTTAAGTTGTGTGTCCACGTAGATATATTAATCTTATTTCTAATGGTTTGGCTAACAAAATGGTAGAtgaattatgattaaattttttttccccaaacattattactaagaaaagtatcgaaattttcatgtgaaagttaaataaattgcaTGACGTAGGTATGCAATCTATGGAtgacaaggaaaatgaaaaagtgattcaaaatcgattaaatttttttatagatggtagttttgtacacccttgtacacttagtacattttccttgtacatttcccttgtacaattagtgtaataccatTGTACAATATATCTATTCTAAGTAATATGTCCATGTAGGTATGTTAACCACATTTCTAATGGTTTAActaataaaaggatggatgaattagggttagttttttttttttccccaaacatcattattggggaaagtATCGGAATTTCCATAtgggagttaaataaagtgcatgacatgagTATGCAATttgtgggtgacaaggaaaataaaggagtggttcaaaatagattgaaatcttttataaatggTAATCTTATACACtgtttgtacacttagtacatttcccttatacAGTTAGTAAATACTCTTGTAtagtgacacaaatttcatattcccGTACTGCATATATGCCTATATTTGTATTAAACATGATTCTTgtagtttgattaaaaaaatgatgaaaaacttcaatccaatttttttatgaacatattacatttttgtgaaaaaaaatatacaattgaccaattcctttatttaattgtgaacatattatattttaaaaataaaaaagaataattaataaatgaaatttaattctttttattatcttagtattaaacaaggtcttcaattttcatttttaaaaatatttttcatttttttaattaaatgtattttcaaaaagagacaatatagaaaataaaaacaatttttaaaaataataaaataataaaatctagaaaaaatagtttaaaaccaaactcaaacataatctatataatttttaactacttgtttttatttaaaatgagtaaaCATATCATTTAACCCTTttgtatgagaaaaaaaatcaatctctaCTATACTATATATTGATATAATCAATTTCTAAATACAAAAACATTTTagttggatatttaaaataaaatctcttcatctatcctctttctctctttttcttttttctcatttcaataaattttcaattaattcaaatcattaaaaaaattccttaataaacaaatttggaacattcatataacttattacaaaagtctatgttcaaaaaattattaaaccatggaaagaaaaagattaaaaaaaaaaactttaaactttttattttataataataaaaaataaactttaaaatactttttagtataaaagaaaaaaaatagtaaatatatttattttaaatagtgttttaatcattaaattatttacttgtaaaatgtaaaaaataatttttattcatttaaattaatatttttttcaaaagtatgttccaaaataatttttgaatcattaatataaattttatttatttataatttaaaaatagaaaataatgtagatttttcaattatttttaaaggagtttaaaaaataataaaaaataaaaaaatattaaataaaggaGAATTTTATGGATGGGGGTATGTGAAGAGTGGtggtataaaaacaaaatgatggGTGTAAgtaaaaaatggtatttttgtctattccAACCTTATATCCTTACAATCAATTATAGGTGTTTGGAggatcttttattaatttttgggcctagctcggcccaaaacacaattctcccaattTTCAACACTCACTTTGCCTGACACCATCccttaacccttttttttttccctcatcaAGAATAacaatagatataaataaacaaaaagtaatAAACCTATCTTCAAAAAACTAAAGCTATTTCTTAAAAAGTTCGCTACATCAAACAAGGCTTTAATTACAACAtgcagtaattttttttaaagttttcagCACTAACTGTCTAAGGCTTTATTTGAATAGTAAAATATAGTAGgaatagaaaggaaaatttaaaatcaaaggaATCCAAATTTCTTGTTTGATTTACCttggaaataaagaagaaaNNNNNNNNNNCATTCCTCATAAAACATGATTGCAATTCCTGTAACGGAAGCCCTCCTCATTTGCCTTAGTCTTTTTCCATTTGAGGTGGCAAACATCCAAGTGTTTTCCATTGTGTTTCATGAATAAGCAAACAAGGTGATGTAGTGATGGATTGCCAAGATGGGTGTTTAAATGGTGAAGGAAAATTAGAATacgaaaaagaaagaaaaaagagagattcttttatattatatatgttctgctactattttttatttattaggaaaTAAGATTATTTCTTGGTGTTGGTTTTgacttttatttgttattatcaGGACCTTATTATCTTATGGATGTGTCAAGCCCTTTAGCAGTTTGggttttttttggtatttttgtgGTCTATATAAAGGATATTTTCTGAGACTTGGTTTTGAgtaatatttcattaaaaaaaatttctctggCTTCCATCCATTTTTTTGGCCTATTATTAGAGGATGATTGTAATTGAGTGGTGTCGACCAGTAGATGCATATCTATTGTCTGTACTGTATCATTTGGTATCGGTTGATAGACCTCAAATAATGGACTAAGAGCATCAATGCACTACAtcaatatggtatcaaagccaagtTTGAGAAGTCATGAATTCAAGAAGTGTGTTGGAACTGGTGGAAATTTCATGGTGATCGAATTCAGAACTGCATGCATAATAATAAGTTTTCTATTACCATTCAGTTGAATATGTTATTGGAATTCTACAATAatgcaattgaaaataaagtatcaGAACtctattgaaaaaaatgagatctGGGAATATGCAGTCTTGAAGTAGATGAAATTGGAGGCAAAGATGACAGttatttctcttgttttttgGGATCTTTTCTTTAGCTCTTCAACTCTATTCTCCTTGCTTTTGCTAAGATCCCACTACATTCTTTTGCAAGAAAAGCCAGTAACATAAAGGATTCAAAGGCTGTCCTGCATTAGCATGTCATAGGTCAAAATGTTTGACTTCTTGTGATTAtgatttcttgattttcttgtcATATAAAGTGAGGCAGTTACTAATTTTCTTTGCCTTGTAGATGGTTCTGTCATGCCTTCCTGGTTTGACATTCATGAGATACCTGTGACAGCTGTAAGTCCTGCTTCAATTCTTCTCATATTTCAttgctttaaaattttctcatttgaaTTTCACATCCCTCTGCTATCTGATGACGTTTTTAACTGCTCCTTTATGATGTCTCAgccttttcttttgattctctctctcttgttcAAAATTTGAGTATCTTAGATTCTTTACTGTagtacacatttttttttttttgccttcttCAGTTACATTTTTTGTTGTGAACATGCATCAGGATTCTCCAAAAGATGAAAATGGTGTACTTAAAGCAGTTCAGAATGTGCATGCAATGATAGATAAGGAGCTAGCTGCAGGCACAAATCCTAAAAACATATTTGTATGTGGATTCAGTCAAGGAGGTGTTTTTCTCGTTCTCTCTTTTGTTCCATCTCTATCTCTTAACATATTTAAAACCATTGTTTTTCATTCTAGGTTCACATACCGACTGGTAACATGCGAATTATAATGCGTTTACAGGTGCCTTGACCTTGGCAAGTGTTTTGCTATACCCAAGAACTCTAGGAGGAGGTGCTGTCTTTAGTGGATGGGTTCCTTTTAATTCAACCATGATAGAACGAATGCCAGCGGACGCCAAGAAGGTACTTCCTAATACTCCAAggttttatccttttttttggtACATTGAGTTGCCTTTTTGTCTCTGTTAATCTGAAATTATTGATTGTTGTCCAACTAGTAACATCTATCCCTCGAACTAACTCTcaaccaaatttatttttacattttataaatacttTATGTTGTGTTTGAAGTTTTTGCATGATCTAAGGATCTGTTTGTGAACAAAATGCAGACACCTATTTTGTGGTCACATGGTATGGTTGACAGAACAGTTTTGTTTGAAGCTGGACAAGCAGGTCCTCCTTTCCTTGAACAAGCTGGTGTAAGTTGCGAGTTTAAGGTAATATATGCCTCACTTCAGTTGTCTCAAACCCCTCCCCCTATTCATTAAGTACAACTCAGAATAAATTGGTTGGTTGTTTATTTTCAGGCTTATCCTGGTCTGGCTCATTCCATAAGCAATGAGGAATTGCGGTACCTAGAATCATGGATCAAAACTCGACTTCAGAGTTCTTCGTAGAATGACATTGCTGTCTACTGTTATCAAAGCTCCTTGTGTTTGAGCTGTTATTGGATGATTAATATGGATGAGACTTGATTTATCACATATTCTTATGGTATACATAACTCTGGAAGGAGGGAGGCCTTTCTTTTAGCTTTTTCAACTTTTGCCCAGTTGTAATTTAGCATTATCATGAACTTTCTGCAAACACACAATTATACTTTTGCTCATGCAGGAAGCAAATACTCTTTCCCCCAACAATCTTTGTGCTTTGGCTAATGTAAGAAGCACCCTTTTTTTCTATTGCTCTGGGTCACTTGTAAGATTTAAGAGATTCCCTCTCTTTGGTGGTGCATCCATCAACTAATTGACAGAATTtgaagtaattatttttttcatagggaaatgagaaaatatattaaaaacgcCTAAGAGGAGGTGTGCCAAAGTacacacaatatatatatatatatatatgcctagTCTAGGTGGGACTGctgaatatatttaaaagacctcttgttcctttccttttaaaGAGTCTAAAACAAGCACAAGGGTGTGGTTGTGGCCTTAagaatattttctatttcttctccACAGAAGAGCCATGCCATCTCAAAAGGTTCCTTCTAACTGAAGAGTGCATGAAACTactccaaagaaagaaaatatcatcTGTCACAACATACTTGCTTTGGAAGAGTGGAGAAGCAAATGATTCATCGTTTCCTCCTCGTCTTTACACAAATAACACCTATTCAGCAAAGTTCACCTTCTTTTTGAGCTGATCAAGGGTTAGAATTCTACCTGAGTCACTTCCCAGGCAAAGAAACCAGTCTTCATTGTGtaagtaataatttaaaatcctaaaaacacttttgttaGATTCAAACAAGTTTAGTATACcaaaaatagtttgaaaattgtttttaaatatgaaaatagtgAACAAGTGTTTAATGGGTGTTATGAAGAACAATAGGTGGGTATTATTTAATTGGATCTGTTGATCAGGTATAGATATTAAAATACAATCTTGACTTCAATTATGGctgtcaaaattttttttatgtgcaGATTATATTCCGTGTTTTTGAAAGCATGGAATACAATCTGGATTGGCTACCAAACAGAACCTAAGTATTTGGGTTTTCTGGGATGGATTAAGCACAAAGATAAATGAAAGATTTCTCTTGAATAGGGTGAACTTCTGGACAATCAGTCCCCCGTAAACTGTATGAGAAATAGGCGGACAATTCCTGATGGGGTGAGACTATGGAGGGCTGTGAGGTGATGGAAGTCTTTTGGTAACCACCATAGTTTTGGACAATCTGCAATTGCAAGATACTGGAGGTTTGCCATGGTACCTTCCTCAATTGGCATCCATCTCACCTGGGGAAATGAATGAGTTTGTTTTGGTGGGAAAGTGAAAAACATTGGGCAAAGGTTTTGAGGAAAAACTAAGGTGATGGGAAACGTAGTCACCAAGAGACACAAAGTCACTGGGGAATCAAAGGGGCTTTGCCTGGAAGGTGACCAAATCAAATGTTTTGTTGTAAGATAAGATTAACCGCAACTGGCCAGTTAACTTCTCAGCCATTTGATTTGATATATCTGCAGCCACCCTTAGCAATCCAAAATTAAGGGTGCTTACCACTCCCTTCTGTTGGTACATCTAGCCTCAAAGCAAAATAGAAGATTGAAACCCTAaacctagaaaaaaaataaaaggacaaGCAAGTTGGAGGATAAATGCTGAAGCTGCTTTGCTTTTATGGAAAGGTTGACTCAAGATGATAGAAGTGaacaaaattacttaaaatacctGATGAACCTGCAATCTAAATGAATATTACAAAAGATGATACAACATTATTGATTGTAACTCTCCTAGgccacacacacacaaaatcaCCCAAAGATGTACAGTAACTAAGATCATACCTCACAGATCAAGGGATATTGGATGACAAGATGATCATCTAGAGTGTTGTTATCCCTTTTACATATTTAACACCAAATTGGAATGATTCTTAACAGGAGTGGTCTTGCCAAAACCTCCCAAACAGTTTTAAATCATGAGAGAGGCACCTTATTTTCTCTCTGGTACCAACTAGATTACTTTGTGAGTACCATTCACCAAATTGATAAGATCTGGAATCCTAACTCTCTCCCTCCCCTCTTAGAAACCAGAACAATGAGAGAAGCTTTCAGAGTTTCCTCAAACTTGCCAGTTGCATGAAAAGCTTGATAATTGCGTCGTTGTGCCTGGGCTGTGAGGGCTCTCAGCCACATGGATAGTTCAATGTGCTCATCAGCGCCTGACCCTGAGATGTGGATCATCCAAGGCACATTAGCATGGCGTACTCCTCCTGTTCGAACCGGGGTTTGAAACCAAACTTCTCCTCAGGAGGATAGATGGGGCGATTCAGGTGAGATCCAATGTAGATCCAACTTTCTATTCACTCGAGAGACTCGGGCCGTCCGGAGGGGGACCAGTTGGCCCATAAAACTCACTAGGATAAGCAGTATCattgaaccaaacaaagcaacaagCAATGAAACCAAGGTCATGAAGGAAAGGATGGAGTTTCCTGTCCTTTGTAGAACCTTTCCCTAATATCTAGGCTTGTGAAGATTTTGTCTTCATCCCATGCCCATGGTAAGCATCAATGATTTGATTGGTCCAAGTGCTCCATTTCCTCCCCTCCTCTTTTGGGCATAAGGGagaatttagtttttattagaTCGGTGACAACAACTGAATAGGAATCTATACAGAAAATGTTCTGAGGGTTCATGACAATTGTCATTCCATTAAAACAGAAGGAATTGTAGATGTAACCCATGATGGTGGTAGCCAGGACCCATTTGTGGAAACTAATTATCCGAGCTTTTTGATAGGAATTCAGCCCCATCTTGTGAAATAATCGAAACCTCTGGAATATGATGAACTTTCCAATGATCAGTTCCTTGTAACTTGCATGAGAGGTAGGAAGACATCCTTATTAGGGTGAGATCTTGGAGGGCTGTGAGGTGATGAAAGCCTTCTGGTAACCCCAGTAGTCTTGGACAATCTGCAATTAGAAGATACCTGAGGTTTGGCATGGTACCCTCCTCAATTGGCATCCATCTCCTCCAGTTTTCCATTCCCAGGATTCGCAGTAGTGTGAGCTTAGGAAACCCTCCTGGTCTGCAACATATTTCCGTGCTCAAAAATGCTGAAGACGCCAGTATCAAGACGAAAAGATTGGGAAGTTGTTGGAGAATGGGAAATGGGTCTTCCATAAGAAAATTCTTGAGCAGGTACAGAGTATGGAGGTATCTAAGAGAAACAAACCATTTTGGCAATCTGGTCATAGACACCTGCAGTTTTAATTTCTCGAGAGATGGTGGGGGCCTGGAAAGAGATTCTACTTGGGGTCGTTCAGGTGAACTATCCGCTACCATTGTAAAGGAGCGCAAGCTCTTCATCTCCCCCAGAGAAACCCACAATTCTTCACTGTTTGTCTTATTCATCCCCCCAATGTATAATTTCCTCAAGTTGGTTAAGCTTCTCAGCTCTTTCAATAGATCCTCATCAGGTTCAACACCAGAGAGTGTTTGAAGGTTCTTAAACCACTTTTTTCCCTTGGGCATCTTCAAGAAACCCTTCTCTCTGTCACAGAAGCTTGCTATATGAAGATGTCTCAGCTGCTGAAGCCTATTGATTCCAGTTGGCAAACTTGTCAGATTTGTGTTTCTGATATCCAAAGTCTGAAGATTTCTCAAACTCTTAAGCTGCTTTGGGAGACATTTGATAAATGTGCCTCTCAAATTTAGATACCTCAAATGAATTAGGCTACCCACCTCACCTGGCAATCTTTCTATTGGAACTCCTTGTAAGTCCAACACTCTTACTAGTTTAAGCTCCTCAAATATTTTCAGTGAGTTAGAGGATGACAATTCGGTTATCTTGAACATGAGAAAAGAGCGGAGTTTCAAGTTACCCATGTTGGATGGAGATTTTTAGCATTGTCATAGATTGATAATCGACGCGGTCTTCCTTCCATTTCCTTGTCTCCAGCTTCGAAAGCGGCTCCGAACATCTCTTGCTTAAGCATGTAGGCTGCAACATCTCGCATTTGGTCATGTACTCTACATGCTTTAACCACGTCTCGGGCAGGTAAGGTAATGGTTGGATCATACTCCACGTATAAGcttcaaaaaataatgatttgcAACTTCTTCATCTGTTTTACTACTAGATTTTTCAACAAAGCCTTCAGCTACCCACATTCGGATCAGCCTTTTCCTCCCAATCTATAGTCTTCAGAAACAAACCGATATGCAGGAAACAATACTTAAGGTAAATGGTAGTGATTGTAAC is from Vitis riparia cultivar Riparia Gloire de Montpellier isolate 1030 chromosome 10, EGFV_Vit.rip_1.0, whole genome shotgun sequence and encodes:
- the LOC117923232 gene encoding probable disease resistance RPP8-like protein 4 codes for the protein MSRGRSKGIKGWKMAEEVRKLVYDAEDIIDEFLIRMENPRWNFIKPSDQASSRSQIQKVKKRVDDIVGIEVHVEQLVELLIEGKSDRRQVISVFAYMLKQEMFGAAFEAGDKEMEGRPRRLSIYDNAKNLHPTWLKSLRNLQTLDIRNTNLTSLPTGINRLQQLRHLHIASFCDREKGFLKMPKGKKWFKNLQTLSGVEPDEDLLKELRSLTNLRKLYIGGMNKTNSEELWVSLGEMKSLRSFTMVADSSPERPQVESLSRPPPSLEKLKLQVSMTRLPKWFVSLRYLHTLYLLKNFLMEDPFPILQQLPNLFVLILASSAFLSTEICCRPGGFPKLTLLRILGMENWRRWMPIEEGTMPNLRYLLIADCPRLLGLPEGFHHLTALQDLTLIRMSSYLSCKLQGTDHWKVHHIPEVSIISQDGAEFLSKSSDN
- the LOC117923402 gene encoding probable carboxylesterase SOBER1-like, which translates into the protein MPSWFDIHEIPVTADSPKDENGVLKAVQNVHAMIDKELAAGTNPKNIFVCGFSQGGALTLASVLLYPRTLGGGAVFSGWVPFNSTMIERMPADAKKTPILWSHGMVDRTVLFEAGQAGPPFLEQAGVSCEFKAYPGLAHSISNEELRYLESWIKTRLQSSS